A single region of the Mustela lutreola isolate mMusLut2 chromosome 2, mMusLut2.pri, whole genome shotgun sequence genome encodes:
- the SEMA3G gene encoding semaphorin-3G, with the protein MAPSAWAICCLLGGLLLHGGSPTPGPSVPRLRLSYRDLLSANRSAVFLGPRGSLDLRAMYLDEYRDRLFLGGRDAIYSLRLDQSWPDPREVQWPPQPGQKEECVSKGRDPLVECANFVRVLQPHNRTHLLACGTGAFQPTCALITVGHRGEHVLHLEPSSVESGRGRCPHEPSSPFASTSVGGELYTGLTADFLGREAMIFRSGGPRPALRSDSDQNLLHDPRFVMAARIADNSDQDDDKVYFFFSETVPSPDGGPGRVTVSRVGRVCVNDLGGQRVLVSKWSTFLKARLVCSVPGPGGAETHFDQLEDVFLLWPSAGKNLEVYALFSTVSAVFQGFAVCVYHMEDIWEVFKGPFAHQDGPQHQWGPYGGKVPFPRPGVCPSKMTAQPGRPFGSTKNYPDEVLQFARAHPLMFWPVRPRRGRPVLVKTHLAQQLHQIVVDRVEAEDGTYDVIFLGTDSGSVLKVIALQGGGSTESEEVVLEELQVFKVPTPITEMEISVKRQTLYVGSRLGVARLRLHQCETYGSACAECCLARDPYCAWDGASCARYRPGPGKRRFRRQDIRHGNPALQCLAESQEEEAAGSAAATTVYGTEHNSTFLECLPKSSQAAVHWFVQRPGGQGPDQVKTDERVLQTEQGLLFRRLSHLDAGIYTCKTLEHGFSQTVVRLALEVIAASQLPSLFPRELRPEEPPSRGSLASAPPKAWYKDILQLIGFANLPRVDEYCERVWCSSRSRGKQAKGKSWPGPELGKKVKSRVQAERNRTPREVEAA; encoded by the exons ATGGCCCCCTCGGCCTGGGCCATCTGCTGCCTCCTGGGGGGCCTCCTGCTCCACGGGGGcagccccacccctggccccagcGTGCCCCGCCTGCGGCTCTCCTACCGAG ATCTCCTGTCTGCCAACCGTTCAGCTGTCTTTCTGGGTCCCCGGGGCTCTCTGGATCTTCGAGCCATGTATCTGGATGAGTACCGGGACCGCCTTTTTCTGGGGGGCCGTGATGCCATCTACTCTCTGCGGCTAGACCAGTCGTGGCCGGATCCCCGGGAG GTCCAGTGGCCACCGCAGCCAGGACAGAAGGAGGAGTGTGTTAGCAAGGGAAGAGATCCTTTG GTGGAGTGTGCCAACTTCGTACGGGTGTTGCAGCCCCACAACAGGACCCACCTGCTGGCGTGCGGCACTGGGGCCTTTCAGCCCACCTGTGCCCTCATCACGGTCGGGCACCGTGGGGAG catgTGCTCCACCTTGAGCCCAGCAGTGTGGAAAGTGGGCGGGGGCGGTGCCCGCATGAGCCCAGCAGTCCCTTCGCCAGCACCTCTGTAG GTGGGGAGCTGTACACAGGCCTCACGGCTGACTTCCTGGGGCGCGAGGCCATGATCTTCCGGAGTGGGGGTCCCCGGCCAGCTTTGCGTTCTGACTCTGACCAGAACCTCCTACACG ACCCGCGGTTTGTGATGGCCGCCCGGATTGCTGACAACTCTGACCAGGATGATGACAAGGTGTACTTCTTCTTCTCGGAAACTGTGCCCTCACCCGATGGTGGCCCAGGCCGTGTCACCGTCAGCCGCGTCGGCCGTGTCTGCGTG AATGACCTCGGTGGCCAGCGCGTGCTGGTGAGCAAATGGAGCACTTTCCTCAAGGCCAGGCTGGTGTGCTCGGTGCCTGGCCCTGGTGGTGCCGAGACCCACTTTGACCAGCTGG AGGATGTGTTCCTGCTGTGGCCCAGCGCAGGGAAGAACCTCGAGGTGTATGCTCTGTTTAGCACGGTCAG TGCCGTGTTCCAGGGATTCGCCGTCTGCGTGTACCACATGGAGGATATCTGGGAGGTCTTCAAAGGGCCCTTTGCCCACCAAGATGGTCCCCAACACCAGTGGGGACCCTATGGGGGCAAGGTGCCCTTCCCTCGGCCTGGAGTG TGCCCCAGCAAGATGACAGCACAGCCAGGACGACCCTTTGGCAGCACCAAGAACTACCCAGACGAGGTGCTGCAATTTGCCCGAGCCCACCCACTTATGTTCTGGCCCGTGCGGCCACGGCGGGGCCGCCCCGTGCTTGTCAAAACGCATCTGGCCCAGCAGTTGCACCAGATCGTGGTGGACCGCGTGGAGGCAGAGGATGGGACCTACGACGTCATCTTCCTGGGGACTG actcaggctccgtgctcaagGTCATTGCTCTCCAGGGTGGGGGCTCCACTGAGTCCGAGGAGGTGGTCTTGGAGGAGCTCCAGGTGTTTAAG GTGCCAACACCCATCACCGAGATGGAGATCTCTGTCAAAAGG CAAACGCTGTACGTGGGCTCGAGGCTAGGCGTGGCCCGGCTGCGGCTGCACCAGTGTGAAACTTACGGCAGTGCCTGTGCTGAGTGCTGCCTGGCCCGAGACCCATACTGTGCCTGGGACGGTGCCTCCTGTGCCCGCTACCGGCCCGGCCCTGGCAAGCGCCGGTTCCGCAGGCAGGACATCCGGCACGGCAACCCTGCCCTGCAGTGTCTGGCTGAGAGCCAGGAAG agGAGGCTGCAGGCTCCGCAGCAGCCACCACGGTCTATGGCACAGAGCACAACAGCACCTTCCTGGAGTGCCTGCCCAAGTCTTCCCAGGCGGCCGTGCACTGGTTCGTGCAGAGGCCAGGGGGCCAGGGGCCTGACCAG GTCAAGACAGATGAGCGAGTCCTGCAGACAGAGCAGGGGCTGCTGTTCCGCAGACTCAGCCACCTGGACGCCGGCATCTACACCTGCAAGACACTGGAGCACGGCTTCTCCCAGACCGTGGTCCGCCTGGCTCTGGAGGTGATCGCGGCCTCGCAGCTCCCCAGCCTGTTTCCCCGGGAGCTGAGGCCGGAGGAGCCCCCATCGCGGGGAAGCCTGGCCTCTGCCCCGCCCAAGGCCTGGTATAAGGACATCCTGCAGCTCATCGGCTTCGCCAACCTGCCGCGGGTGGACGAGTACTGCGAGCGCGTGTGGTGCTCCTCCAGGAGCCGGGGCAAACAGGCCAAGGGCAAGAGCTGGCCAGGGCCGGAGCTGGGCAAGAAGGTGAAGAGCCGGGTGCAGGCCGAGCGCAATCGGACGCCCCGGGAGGTAGAGGCCGCATAG
- the TNNC1 gene encoding troponin C, slow skeletal and cardiac muscles translates to MDDIYKAAVEQLTEEQKNEFKAAFDIFVLGAEDGCISTKELGKVMRMLGQNPTPEELQEMIDEVDEDGSGTVDFDEFLVMMVRCMKDDSKGKSEEELSDLFRMFDKNADGYIDLDELKVMLQATGETITEDDIEELMKDGDKNNDGRIDYDEFLEFMKGVE, encoded by the exons ATGGACGACATCTACAAGGCTGCG GTAGAACAGCTGACAGAAGAGCAGAAAAATG AATTCAAGGCAGCCTTTGACATCTTCGTGCTGGGCGCCGAGGATGGCTGCATTAGCACCAAGGAGCTGGGCAAGGTGATGAGGATGCTGGGCCAGAACCCCACACCTGAGGAGCTGCAGGAGATGATTGACGAGGTGGATGAGGACG GCAGCGGCACAGTGGACTTCGATGAGTTCCTAGTCATGATGGTTCGGTGCATGAAGGACGACAGCAAGGGAAAGTCTGAGGAGGAGCTGTCGGACCTCTTCCGCATGTTTGACAA aaATGCTGATGGCTACATAGACCTGGACGAGCTGAAGGTGATGCTTCAGGCTACAGGCGAGACCATCACGGAAGATGACATCGAGGAGCTCATGAAGGATGGTGACAAGAACAACGATGGCCGCATTGACTATGACG AGTTCCTGGAGTTCATGAAAGGGGTGGAGTAG